In the genome of Flavobacteriales bacterium, one region contains:
- a CDS encoding transferase, whose product EILPSSKFEPDLYSVIVSISDVVKRKKIVESLPKNTSYATLIHPSVVMSEWVEIGAGTIITAGCILTCNIKIGEHSQLNLHTTIGHDTTLGDYFTSAPGAKISGGCVIGNQVYIATNASIKHLLNICSNTTIGMGGVVLKDIEEPGVYVGNPIRKLR is encoded by the coding sequence GAAATCCTTCCTTCTTCTAAATTTGAACCAGATTTATATTCTGTTATTGTTTCAATTAGTGATGTCGTAAAACGAAAAAAAATTGTAGAGTCGTTACCCAAGAATACAAGCTATGCTACGTTAATCCATCCTTCTGTTGTAATGTCAGAATGGGTTGAGATTGGAGCAGGGACTATAATTACGGCAGGGTGTATATTAACATGCAATATAAAAATTGGAGAACATTCGCAATTGAATTTACATACCACGATAGGTCACGATACAACTCTTGGAGATTATTTTACTTCAGCTCCTGGAGCAAAAATTAGTGGGGGATGTGTAATAGGAAATCAGGTCTATATTGCTACAAATGCATCGATAAAACATCTGCTCAATATTTGTTCAAATACAACTATTGGTATGGGTGGGGTAGTACTAAAAGATATTGAGGAGCCGGGAGTGTATGTGGGTAATCCTATTCGGAAGCTCCGATAA